The following are encoded together in the Lathyrus oleraceus cultivar Zhongwan6 chromosome 3, CAAS_Psat_ZW6_1.0, whole genome shotgun sequence genome:
- the LOC127130548 gene encoding uncharacterized protein LOC127130548 — MHMQEEKVDVQDKLNDDLPDILDQAEDVSDDEEEQDEDRSMFDIPPVDDQNEQEEDDKENNISDEENSGEIPKAIQNSNVSKELKAPSTSNTIAFSPEELEALKRGKPAEYLKAIISARGGSNDKCSSSSIVSGGRYVSESADDLLKKIKEKAFDVDLLQVLENDPSACFGIKNLLKQVDILTNSLEVTDVIMELGLLIDQIIADLQRIKDASTKIQNKIETKAAEWEAGNESTTGVA; from the coding sequence ATGCATATGCAAGAGGAGAAGGTAGATGTCCAAGACAAATTAAATGATGATTTGCCAGACATTCTTGACCAAGCTGAAGATGTCTCAGATGATGAGGAAGAACAAGATGAAGATCGCTCTATGTTCGACATCCCTCCAGTTGATGATCAAAACGAACAGGAAGAAGATGATAAAGAGAACAATATAAGTGATGAGGAAAACTCAGGTGAAATCCCTAAGGCTATCCAAAATTCTAATGTTTCCAAAGAATTGAAGGCACCTTCAACTAGTAACACTATTGCTTTCTCTCCAGAAGAATTGGAAGCATTGAAAAGGGGTAAGCCAGCAGAATACCTGAAGGCAATCATAAGCGCCAGAGGTGGTTCGAACGATAAATGCTCCAGCTCCTCAATTGTGTCTGGTGGCCGCTATGTGAGCGAGTCTGCTGATGATCTACTCAAAAAGATCAAAGAGAAGGCTTTCGATGTTGATCTGCTTCAAGTCTTAGAGAACGATCCTTCTGCCTGTTTTGGGATCAAGAACCTTCTGAAGCAAGTTGACATCCTAACCAACTCTCTAGAAGTCACAGATGTCATCATGGAACTTGGGCTATTGATTGATCAAATCATTGCAGACCTCCAACGCATCAAGGACGCTTCGACTAAAATTCAGAATAAAATAGAAACAAAAGCAGCTGAATGGGAGGCTGGCAATGAATCCACCACCGGAGTTGCTTAA